One Pseudomonas sp. C27(2019) DNA window includes the following coding sequences:
- the ccoS gene encoding cbb3-type cytochrome oxidase assembly protein CcoS: protein MAALYVMIPAAMILVALAIWIFFWAVDSGQYEDLDSPAHSILFDDEDPMHKAAGMQSTTDQQDTPDERPHD, encoded by the coding sequence ATGGCAGCGTTATATGTAATGATTCCGGCAGCAATGATTCTGGTTGCACTGGCTATCTGGATATTTTTTTGGGCGGTTGATAGCGGCCAATACGAAGACTTAGACAGCCCTGCACACAGCATTTTATTTGATGATGAAGATCCGATGCATAAAGCAGCGGGCATGCAAAGCACTACAGATCAACAAGACACTCCTGATGAGCGGCCACATGATTGA
- a CDS encoding heavy metal translocating P-type ATPase translates to MAAPLPCFHCGLPVHTGSAFTAVVLDESRVFCCPGCQAVAQTIVAGGLESYYLHRSESSANPEALPGVLPDELLLLDREDIQKPFVSTSGTISETRLMIEGITCAACGWLIEKHLKQLPGVLDTSLNLSNHRLLIRWDAEQLMLSDLLKTIRHIGYAAHPWQADKISEQMQADNRRALRKLGVAGLLWMQVMMASMATWPEFNIDLSAGMDGLLRWVSLILTTPIVFYCSSEFFTGALRDLRTRHLTMDVSVSLAIAGAYAAGIWSTVTGQGDLYFDAAGMFALFLLSGRYLERRARERTSAATTQLVNLLPASCLRLNEDGSSERILLSELRQGDQLLVPPGHLIPADGRIITGSSSIDESLLTGEYLPLAKQPGDSVVAGTLNIEGPLSIDVLALGEETQLSAIVRLLERAQSLKPRLAELADTVAQWFLISVLLIAAVVGAIWWQIDSSRAFWIVLSLLVATCPCALSLATPTALTAATGSLHKLGLLITKGHVLESFQKVDTVIFDKTGTLTEGKLTLKSISPLGSLNEHDCLELAAALESHSEHPIARAFGRTATAAKGVSSAPGLGLEGTVNGRQLRIGRPDYVSALGNYPAPQMPSQQGQWLLLGDTQEALAWFALDDKLRADAPALLDTCRARGWKVLLLSGDSSPMVQQIAQQLQIDDARGGLTPDDKLQVLKQLHSQGRHVLMLGDGVNDVPVLAAADISIAMGSATDLAKTTADAILLSNSLSSLISALSIAKKTRRVIIENLGWATLYNGLVIPFAAIGWVTPGWAALGMSISSLLVVLNALRLTRFNA, encoded by the coding sequence ATGGCTGCGCCCTTACCCTGCTTTCACTGCGGCTTGCCTGTTCATACAGGCAGCGCCTTTACTGCTGTCGTTCTCGATGAAAGCCGTGTTTTTTGCTGCCCCGGTTGTCAAGCTGTAGCACAAACTATTGTTGCCGGCGGCTTAGAAAGCTACTACCTGCACCGCAGTGAGTCTTCGGCTAACCCCGAAGCCTTGCCTGGTGTTCTGCCTGATGAACTGCTTTTGCTCGACCGCGAGGACATTCAAAAGCCTTTCGTGAGTACATCCGGCACTATCAGCGAAACCCGATTGATGATTGAGGGCATCACCTGCGCAGCATGTGGTTGGCTGATTGAAAAACATCTCAAGCAACTGCCGGGTGTATTGGATACATCACTCAATCTCAGTAATCATCGCCTCCTTATCCGCTGGGATGCTGAGCAGCTTATGCTTTCTGACCTGCTTAAAACCATCCGCCATATTGGTTATGCCGCGCACCCTTGGCAAGCCGATAAAATCAGCGAGCAAATGCAAGCTGACAACCGTCGCGCTTTACGTAAGCTGGGCGTTGCCGGACTGTTATGGATGCAAGTGATGATGGCCTCGATGGCAACCTGGCCAGAATTTAATATTGATCTGTCTGCAGGGATGGATGGTCTGCTGCGTTGGGTCAGCTTAATTCTAACTACACCCATCGTATTTTATTGCAGCAGTGAGTTTTTCACCGGAGCACTGCGTGATTTACGCACTCGCCACTTAACCATGGACGTATCGGTCTCTTTAGCAATTGCGGGAGCCTATGCAGCAGGCATTTGGTCAACTGTGACCGGTCAAGGTGATCTGTATTTTGATGCAGCCGGCATGTTTGCCTTGTTTTTATTGTCTGGCCGCTACCTCGAGCGTCGCGCACGTGAGCGCACCTCGGCCGCGACAACACAATTAGTCAACTTATTGCCCGCATCCTGCTTGCGCCTAAACGAGGATGGCAGCAGCGAACGTATTTTACTCAGCGAATTACGCCAAGGTGACCAATTATTAGTACCGCCCGGACACTTAATCCCTGCTGATGGGCGCATTATCACAGGGTCTTCAAGCATTGATGAGTCACTGCTAACCGGAGAATATTTACCCTTAGCCAAGCAACCGGGCGATAGCGTTGTGGCTGGCACCTTAAATATTGAAGGGCCACTAAGCATCGATGTCTTGGCACTTGGCGAAGAAACGCAATTGTCAGCCATTGTGCGCTTATTAGAGCGCGCGCAATCACTTAAACCACGTTTGGCTGAACTGGCTGATACTGTGGCGCAATGGTTCTTAATTAGCGTGCTATTGATTGCTGCGGTGGTCGGTGCCATCTGGTGGCAGATTGATTCCTCGCGCGCATTTTGGATTGTTTTATCTTTACTGGTTGCCACCTGCCCTTGTGCACTGTCACTGGCTACACCCACTGCACTCACAGCGGCAACCGGATCACTGCACAAGCTCGGCCTGCTGATCACCAAAGGGCATGTCTTAGAAAGCTTTCAAAAAGTCGATACGGTTATTTTTGATAAAACCGGCACTTTAACTGAAGGCAAATTAACTCTAAAAAGCATATCCCCACTCGGCTCGCTCAATGAGCACGACTGCCTTGAGTTGGCTGCAGCCTTAGAAAGTCACTCAGAGCACCCAATTGCGCGTGCTTTTGGGCGCACTGCCACAGCGGCAAAGGGTGTCAGCAGCGCGCCCGGCTTGGGTTTAGAAGGCACAGTCAACGGCAGGCAATTACGTATTGGTCGCCCTGACTATGTTAGCGCTCTAGGCAACTACCCAGCACCGCAGATGCCCAGCCAACAAGGGCAGTGGTTGCTGCTCGGTGATACCCAAGAGGCTCTTGCTTGGTTTGCCTTAGACGATAAGCTACGCGCAGATGCACCTGCTCTACTCGACACCTGCCGTGCACGCGGCTGGAAAGTGCTTTTACTCTCTGGTGATAGCTCACCGATGGTCCAGCAAATTGCTCAGCAGCTGCAGATCGATGATGCCCGCGGCGGCCTAACACCCGATGACAAACTGCAAGTACTCAAGCAACTGCACAGCCAAGGGCGTCATGTGCTAATGCTCGGTGATGGCGTCAATGATGTGCCGGTGCTGGCTGCCGCCGACATCAGTATTGCCATGGGCAGTGCCACCGACTTAGCCAAAACCACAGCTGACGCTATTTTATTGTCTAACAGCCTGAGCAGCTTAATTAGCGCACTGTCCATCGCCAAAAAAACACGTCGCGTTATTATTGAAAACCTCGGCTGGGCGACTCTGTACAATGGCCTTGTCATTCCTTTTGCTGCAATAGGCTGGGTCACCCCCGGCTGGGCTGCATTAGGCATGTCTATCAGCTCATTATTGGTAGTGCTAAACGCACTACGTCTCACCCGTTTTAACGCGTGA
- a CDS encoding FixH family protein encodes MQPEDNVLPWYKEFWPWFIIGMLSFSVVLGLSLLTISIRNADSLVVDNYYDAGKGINTSLERERLAERLAIGGTLRLDTDLGQAEFVLTGASRPQHLVLNLISPTQPERDRRIVLQPISNDMYRGLLPDDTQGRRFVEILGLEDSAEWRLFEEHTLTSGQAITLGN; translated from the coding sequence ATGCAACCCGAAGACAATGTTTTACCCTGGTATAAAGAGTTTTGGCCTTGGTTTATCATTGGCATGCTCAGTTTCTCTGTCGTGCTCGGGTTGTCTTTACTGACTATATCCATCCGTAATGCCGACAGCCTTGTGGTCGATAACTATTACGATGCTGGCAAAGGCATTAACACCTCACTTGAACGCGAGAGACTTGCTGAGCGCTTAGCAATAGGCGGCACTTTACGTTTGGACACTGACCTTGGTCAGGCTGAGTTTGTTTTAACAGGCGCAAGCAGGCCACAACATTTAGTTTTGAACTTGATTTCTCCCACACAGCCCGAGCGTGATAGACGCATCGTGCTGCAGCCTATCAGTAACGATATGTATCGCGGCTTGTTGCCAGACGATACGCAAGGCCGACGTTTTGTCGAAATACTCGGTTTAGAGGACAGTGCCGAATGGCGTTTATTCGAAGAACATACCTTAACAAGCGGTCAAGCCATCACACTAGGGAACTGA
- the ccoG gene encoding cytochrome c oxidase accessory protein CcoG — MTEQIPVKNITPKKDSIDLYAKREKIYTRAFTGIFRNIRIIAGLFLFAVFLGTAWLQWGDRQAVWWNLPERKFYIFGATFWPQDFMLLSWLLIICAFGLFFITVYAGRVWCGYACPQSVWTWIFMWCEKVTEGDRNARMKLDKAPMSANKFLRKTAKHALWVSIGFITGFTFVGYFTPIRELPMELITGAADGWAYFWLGFFTLLTYLNAGWLREQVCIHMCPYSRFQSVMFDKDTLIVSYDPERGEKRGARKKGSDYKAQGLGDCIDCKLCVHVCPTGIDIRDGLQIACIGCAACIDACDDVMLKVGYPKGLISYTTEHNLSGQKTKLIRPRLVGYAAALLIMSTLFAYTVFNRTLVELNVQKDRTPYRENQEGRIENVYTLKIMNKDQKDHVFVIEATGLNGLTLEGKNHVPAAAGEILSIPVSISVDPEDIPSSTNSIEFTILSEDDNSIYRSAESRFLGPTIR; from the coding sequence ATGACTGAGCAAATACCTGTAAAAAATATCACTCCAAAAAAAGATAGCATTGACCTGTATGCTAAGCGCGAAAAAATATATACGCGTGCATTTACCGGTATCTTCCGCAACATTCGAATCATTGCTGGGCTATTTCTATTCGCAGTATTCTTGGGTACTGCTTGGCTACAATGGGGTGACCGCCAAGCCGTATGGTGGAACCTGCCTGAGCGAAAATTCTATATTTTTGGCGCAACCTTCTGGCCACAAGACTTTATGCTGCTGTCGTGGCTATTGATTATCTGCGCATTCGGTTTGTTTTTTATTACCGTTTATGCAGGTCGCGTTTGGTGCGGCTACGCCTGTCCGCAAAGTGTTTGGACATGGATCTTTATGTGGTGTGAAAAAGTCACTGAAGGTGACCGTAATGCCCGCATGAAACTTGATAAAGCGCCAATGTCAGCGAACAAATTCTTGCGCAAAACGGCCAAGCACGCACTCTGGGTTAGCATTGGCTTTATCACTGGTTTTACTTTCGTTGGTTACTTCACCCCGATTCGTGAATTACCCATGGAGCTTATCACCGGTGCAGCAGACGGCTGGGCGTATTTCTGGTTGGGCTTTTTCACACTGCTTACATACTTAAACGCCGGTTGGTTACGCGAGCAGGTGTGTATCCACATGTGCCCATACTCACGCTTTCAGAGTGTGATGTTTGACAAAGACACCCTAATCGTTTCTTACGACCCTGAGCGCGGTGAAAAGCGTGGTGCCCGTAAAAAAGGCAGTGACTATAAAGCCCAAGGCTTAGGTGACTGTATTGACTGCAAGCTTTGTGTGCATGTGTGCCCCACTGGTATCGATATTCGTGATGGTTTGCAAATCGCCTGTATCGGCTGCGCAGCCTGCATTGACGCATGCGATGACGTCATGCTTAAAGTGGGTTACCCAAAAGGATTGATCAGCTACACAACTGAGCACAACTTGTCTGGCCAGAAAACAAAGCTGATTCGCCCACGCTTGGTTGGTTACGCTGCCGCACTATTAATTATGAGCACTCTGTTTGCTTATACCGTATTTAACCGCACCTTAGTTGAGCTCAATGTGCAAAAAGACCGCACACCCTATCGTGAGAACCAAGAGGGTCGTATTGAAAACGTGTACACACTGAAAATCATGAACAAAGATCAGAAAGATCACGTATTTGTCATTGAAGCAACGGGCCTTAATGGCTTAACCCTTGAAGGTAAAAACCATGTTCCTGCAGCCGCAGGAGAGATTCTATCCATCCCAGTATCAATTTCAGTTGATCCCGAAGACATCCCTTCAAGCACCAACTCAATTGAGTTTACAATTTTGTCTGAGGATGACAACAGCATCTACAGATCAGCAGAAAGCCGCTTTCTCGGCCCCACCATTCGTTAA
- the ccoP gene encoding cytochrome-c oxidase, cbb3-type subunit III, with the protein MTSFWSWYIVILTTGTLLALAWLIFATRKGQRSDTTDQTVGHVYDGIEEYDNPLPRWWFMLFVGTIIFAVGYLVLYPGMGNWKGILPGYDGGWTSTKQWEREMDRADAKYGPIFAKYAAMPIEDVAKDELALKMGGRLFASNCSVCHGSDAKGAHGFPNLTDNDWLWGGDAETIKTSIMKGRIAAMPGWEAALGNEGVKNVSGYVRSLSGLKNPEGLDLEAGQQSYNTMCVACHGPEGKGNQMLGSPNLTDRIWLYGSSFAQVQQTIRHGRNGQMPAQEDFLGNDKVHILAAYVYSLSHGEKDQ; encoded by the coding sequence TTTGCTACACGCAAAGGTCAGCGCAGTGACACAACTGATCAAACCGTAGGCCATGTCTATGACGGTATTGAAGAATATGACAATCCGCTACCACGCTGGTGGTTTATGCTGTTTGTCGGCACCATCATCTTCGCTGTAGGCTACCTCGTTCTTTACCCTGGCATGGGTAACTGGAAAGGTATTTTGCCTGGCTATGACGGCGGCTGGACCTCTACTAAGCAGTGGGAACGCGAAATGGACAGAGCCGACGCAAAATACGGCCCTATTTTTGCTAAATACGCAGCTATGCCAATTGAGGATGTCGCTAAAGATGAACTTGCGCTAAAAATGGGTGGCCGCTTATTTGCTTCGAACTGCTCAGTTTGCCACGGTTCTGATGCCAAAGGTGCGCACGGCTTCCCCAACCTAACCGATAATGATTGGCTCTGGGGTGGCGATGCAGAAACGATTAAAACCTCAATCATGAAAGGACGTATTGCAGCAATGCCTGGCTGGGAAGCGGCTTTAGGTAACGAAGGCGTCAAAAACGTATCGGGTTATGTACGCTCCTTATCGGGCCTAAAAAACCCAGAAGGTCTTGATCTTGAGGCAGGTCAACAATCCTATAACACCATGTGTGTAGCCTGCCATGGCCCAGAAGGCAAAGGCAATCAGATGCTTGGCTCGCCTAACTTGACAGACAGAATCTGGTTATATGGATCAAGCTTTGCTCAAGTCCAGCAAACCATTCGTCATGGCCGTAACGGGCAGATGCCTGCGCAAGAAGACTTCTTAGGCAATGATAAAGTTCATATTTTAGCTGCTTATGTATACAGTCTTTCACACGGCGAAAAAGATCAGTAA